The sequence below is a genomic window from Rhodococcus sp. 4CII.
CGTACGCCACCTGGACCTCGATCCGGTCCGCGAGGCCGGCCGCGACCGCGTTCTTGGCCACCCAGCGCATGGCGTAGGCCGCCGACCGGTCGACCTTCGAGGGGTCCTTGCCGGAGAATGCGCCGCCGCCGTGGCGGGCCATGCCGCCGTACGTGTCGACGATGATCTTGCGGCCCGTCAGACCGGCGTCACCCATCGGGCCGCCGAGCACGAACTTGCCGGTCGGGTTGACGAGCAGCCGGATGTCCGACACGTCGAGTTCGGGCATGTCGATCTCGGCGAGCACCGAACCGAGAACCTTTTCCCGCAGGTCCGGGGTGAGCAGGTTGTCGAGGTCGATGTCGGCGGCGTGCTGGGTCGAGATGACCACGGTGTCGAGGCGGACCGCTTTGTCGCCGTCGTACTCGATGGTGACCTGGGTCTTGCCGTCGGGACGCAGGTACGGCAGGACACCCGACTTGCGGACCTCGGTGAGTCGACGCGACAGGCGGTGCGCCAGCGCGATCGGCAGGGGCATCAGTTCGGGCGTGTCGACGGTGGCGAATCCGAACATCAGTCCCTGGTCGCCGGCGCCCTGACGGTCGATCTCGTCGTCGCTCAGTTCACCGGTGCGGACCTCGTGCGAGTGGTCGACGCCCTGGGCGATCTCCGGGGACTGGGCCCCGATCGCGACGTTCACGCCGCAGGAGTTGCCGTCGAAGCCCTTGGCCGAGGAGTCGTAGCCGATCTCGAGCACGGTGTCGCGCACGATCTTGGGAATGTCTGCGTATGCGGTGGTCGTCACCTCGCCGGCGACGTGGACCTGTCCGGTGGTCACCAACGTTTCGACGGCGACGCGGGCACGCGGGTCGTCGGTGAGGAGCGCGTCGAGGATGGAGTCGCTGATCGCATCACAAATCTTGTCCGGGTGCCCCTCGGTCACAGACTCACTGGTGAATAGCCGACTACCGGACTGGCTCACAGAATTCCCTCTCGACAGTTGTCCCTGAACAGCACTTGAAAACAGCTTAGCTGCGTCACACCGCGAACGACCCTAGCGCCACCCCGGCGGGAGTGACACCCTTAGAATCACCGAAACCCTCCCGAACGTTTCGTCAGAGTGTCCGGAACAGCTGGTCGACGGCGTCGAGCACCCGACTCGCCATCAACGCCTTCGATCCGTGCTCGAGCGCGGACTCGGAACCGTCGGCCCCGAGCAGCCAGCCGTCGTTGTGGTCGACCTCGAACGCCTTGCCCTCCCCGACCGCGTTGACGACGAGAAGGTCGCAGCCCTTACGCGCGAGCTTGGCCCGCGCATAGGTGAGGACGTCGCCGTCGGCGTCTCCGGTCTCGGCCGCGAACCCGACGATCACGGTCGACGACGGGATCTGCCCGTCTCGTCGCGACTGGACCAGGCCGGCGAGAATGTCCTCGTTCTTGGTGAGTGCGATCGAGTCGGGCTCACCCGCACCCTTCTTGATCTTGCTGGCCACCGTCGTCGACGGCCGGAAGTCGGCTACTGCCGCCGCCATGATCACGGCGTCGAATCCGGGCGCGTGCTTGGCGACCGCCACCCGCATGTCTTCCGCCGTGCGGACGTGCACCATGTCGACCGCCGCGGGATCGGCGAGACCGGCGGTGTACCCGGAGACGAGAGTGACCTCGGCCCCGCGCTGCACGGCGAGCCGGGCGATCGCGTACCCCTGCTTGCCCGAACTGCGGTTACCGAGGAACCGTACCGGGTCGAGTGGCTCCCGGGTGCCGCCCGCGGACACGAGGACCCGCCGGCCCTCCAGGTCGCGGGGCAGCGCGTCGGGACGCTCCAGCAGCAGCGACGCCAGTCCGACGATCTCGTCGGGTTCGGGCAGCCGGCCCGCGCCGGTGTCCTTGCCGGTGAGGCGCCCGGAGGCGGGTTCGATCACGGTCACCCCGCGTGCCCGCAGCGTGGCGACGTTGGCGACGGTGGCCGGGTGCTCCCACATCTCCGTGTGCATCGCGGGCGCGAACACCACGGGACATCGCGCGGTGAGCAGCGTCGCGGTGAGGAGGTCGTCCGCGCGTCCCGCCACGGCCCGCGCCATGAGGTCGGCGGTGGCGGGCGCGATGACCACGAGATCCGCTTCCTGTCCGAGTCGGACGTGCGGGACCTGCGGAACGTCGGTGAACACACCCGTGTGCACGGGGTTGCCCGACAGCGCCTCGAACGTCGCCTTGCCGACGAACTCGAGCGCGGATTCGGTCGGGATGACGCGCACGTGATGCCCGGCCTCCGTGAAGGCACGGATGACGGCACAGCTCTTGTACGCGGCGATGCCGCCGCCGACTCCGACGACGATCCGCTTGCGCGCCGCCCGCGAGAGCGTCGATTCCGGTGAATCCGTCATGTGTCCGGACCCCGGGCCCGCTGCCTGCTCCGGCACCGCAGATCCTCCGCTCACTCGCCTTCGGTGTGCTCGAGGAGGTCGGAATGGATCTCGCGCAGCGCGATCGACAGCGGCTTCTCCTGCAGTCCCGGCTCCACGAGGGGGCCGACGTACTCGAGGATGCCGTCACCGAGCTGGTTGTAGTAATCGTTGATCTGACGCGCACGCTTGGCCGCGTAGATCACCAGCGCATACTTCGACGACGTGCGTGCGAGGAGCTCGTCGATCGGAGGATTGGTGATGCCGAGCGGGGTGTCGTAAGCCGGCAGGGCGCCGTGGCTGGGTGTGGCGGACGCTACTGCGGGGGTGCTGCTCACTCGGTATCTCCTGAAATAGTTCTGGCTAGTGGATGTGAGAACTAGTGGGTCGACTCGGACTGTTCCGGTCGTCCAACCAACAAGGATACCAACTCGTCGCACGTTCGGCTGACATCCTCGTTCACGACGACCACGTCGAACTCGTCCTGCGCCTCCAGCTCGACCCGCGCGGTGGCGAGACGCCGCTCGACGACGTCGGCGGATTCGGTGCCCCGGCCGGTCAATCTCTCGACCAGCACATCCCAGCTCGGGGGCGCCATGAAGACGAGAAGCGCCTCCGGCATCGCGGCGCGCACGGCCCGCGCACCGGCGAGATCGACCTCGACCAGCACCGGCCTGCCCTGCTCGATCGCCGCGCGGACCGGGGCGGCCGGGGTCCCCGACAGCTGGAGTCCGCCGTGGATCTCGGCCCACTCGAGCAGTTCACCGGAGTCGATCATCCGCTGGAACTCGTCGCGAGAGGTGAACCGGTAGTCCTTGCCGTCCACCTCGCCCGGGCGTGGGTCGCGCGTCGTCGCGGACACGCTGAAGACGAGCTCCGGCATCCGTTCACGCAGGAGTCGCACCACGCTGGACTTACCGACGGCCGAGGGGCCGGCCAGTACCACCAGCCGACCCCTCCGCACTACGGTCTTGCGCTCTGACACTTGTGCGTCAGCTACCACTGTCGTGCTCAGGCCTCGAAGTCGAACCTGGCGAGCAGGGCCTTCCGCTGCCGATCGCCGAGGCCACGGAGGCGACGGGTCGGAGCGATCTCCAGCTCGGTCATGATCTCCTGCGCCTTCACCTTGCCCACCTTGGGCAGCGCCTCGAGCAGTGCCGACACCTTCATCTTGCCCAGGATCTCGTCGTCCTCGGCGTCCTTGAGAACCTGCTTGAGGTCGGTGCCACCACGCTTCAGGCGCTCCTTGAGCTCAGCCCTGGCCTTGCGGGCAGCAGCTGCCTTCTCCAAAGCAGCAGCGCGCTGCTCATCAGTCAACTGGGGAAGGGCCACGGTTCCTCCGTCTCGTCGTTGGCAAATAGTCCAAACCACTGGATAACCAGCAGCGATAGCGACCGTACTCACGCCCGGCGCCGATTGCGAACCCACCCCCAGAGGTCAGAGCCGGATTCGGGTGGGCTATGAGAGCGCGGACTCGATCTCGTCGCGCACCTTCACGGCCGCCTCACGCAGGGCCGTCACAGACGGTCCCGCCTTGAGAACACCACGAGAACTGTTCGGTAACAACAGGTTTCGCGAATCGGGAAAAATGTCGGCGAGATCACGGGGAGTGGCGCCCTGGGCGCCGAGACCGGGCGCGAGAATCGGTCCGGAAAATTTCGACAAATCCAGGCCGTGTCCGCGTGTCGCACCCACCACCAGCCCCACCAGACCGGGGTGCGCGTCGTTGTGCCGGGCCGCCGCATCCACCACGGATTGGGCCACCGAGACTCCCCCGGAGGTCCGGGACGCCTGCAGGTCGCCGCCCTCCGGGTTGGACGTGCGGGCGAGCACGAAGAGCCCCCGGCCCCGCTCCGCCGCCAGCGACAGGGCCGGGTCGAGAGCGCCGAACCCCAGATACGGCGACACCGTCAGGGCGTCGGACGACAGGGGCGCGTCCTCGCCCAGCCAGGACTGCGCGTACGCCGCCATCGTCGACCCGATGTCCCCGCGCTTGGCGTCGGCGACGACGAGCGTCCCTGCCTCTCTGAGGACCGAGATGGTGCGTTCGAGCACTGCGTACCCGGCGGAGCCGAACGCCTCGAAGAACGCCACCTGGGGCTTCACGACGGCCACCTCACCGACGAAGGCCTCCACGCAGATCTCCGCGAAGGTCTCGAGCCCCTCGGCCGAGGCCGGCAGTCCCCACGCCTCGAGCAACCCGGGGTGCGGGTCGATCCCGACGCACAACCGCCCCCGGTGCTCGACCGCCGAGGTCAGCCGGTGCACCCAGGAGTGGTGGTGATGGTGGTGGTGGTGTCCGCTCACGACCGCAGCCTCGCGTGCAGCGCCTGGAGCGACTGGACACCGATGTCGCCGCGGATCGCGGCCTCGATGCCCTGGACGGCGGCGGAGGCACCCTGCACGGTCGTGACGCACGGGATGTTCGTGGCAACGGCGGCACTGCGGATCTCGTAGCCGTCGACGCGCGGGCCGGAATTGCCGTACGGCGTGTTGATCACCATGTCGACCTCGCCGTCGCGGATCATCTCGACGATGGTGCGCTCGCCCTCCTCCAGCTTCTCGCCGGAGTGCTTGTGCACCTCCTCGCAGGTGATGCCGTTGCGACGCAGCACGGCCGCGGTGCCCTCGGTGGCCAGGATCCGGAAACCCAGGTCGGCGAGCCGCTTGACCGGGAAGATCAGCGACCGCTTGTCCTTGTTGGCGACCGAGACGAACACCGAACCCGACGTGGGCAGTGAGCCGTACGCCGCCGTCTGGCTCTTCGCGAACGCGGTACCGAAGTCGGCGTCGATGCCCATGACCTCGCCGGTCGACTTCATCTCCGGGCTCAGCAGGGTGTCGACTCCGGTGCCGTCGGCGCGGCGGAACCGGTTGAACGGCAGCACGGCCTCCTTGACGGCGACGGGGGCTTCCGCCGGGGTCCAGCCGCCGTCGCCGGTGGCCGGGAGCACCCCGCTCGCACGCAGGTCGGCGATGGACTCGCCGAGCATGACGCGGGCGCACGCCTTCGCGAGCTGCACCGCCGTCGCCTTCGACACGAACGGCACGGTGCGGCTGGCGCGAGGGTTGGCCTCGAGGACGTACAGGATGTCGTCCTTGAGGGCGTACTGGACGTTGAGCAGGCCCCTCACCCCGATGCCCTTGGCCAGGGCCTCGGTGGAGCGTCGGACGTTCTCGAGGTCGGCGCGGCCGAGCGTGATCGGCGGGAGCGCGCACGCCGAGTCGCCCGAGTGGATACCGGCCTCCTCGATGTGTTCCATCACGCCGCCGAGGTACACCTCGGTGCCGTCGCAGAGCGCGTCGACGTCGATCTCGATGGCATCCTCCAGGAACCGGTCGACCAGGACCGGCCGGTCGTCGGAGATCTCGGTGGCGCGGGAGATGTAGCTCTCGAGGGACGCCTCGTCGTACACGATCTCCATGCCACGACCACCGAGAACGTACGACGGCCGCACCAGCACCGGGTACCCGATGCCGGCGGCGATGTCGCGGGCCCCGGCGAACGTCGTGGCGGTGCCGAACTTGGGAGCGGGCAGCCCGGCCTCGACCAGCACCTTGCCGAATTCGCCGCGATCCTCCGCGAGGTCGATCGCTTCGGGGCTGGTGCCCACAATCGGCACCCCGGCGGCCTTCAGCCGCTTCGCCAGACCCAGCGGGGTCTGACCGCCGAGCTGCACGATGACCCCGGCCACGGTGCCGGAGATCGATTCCGCGCGATACACCTCGAGCACGTCCTCGAACGTGAGCGGCTCGAAGTACAGGCGGTCGGCGGTGTCGTAGTCGGTGGAGACCGTCTCCGGGTTGCAGTTGACCATCACGGTCTCGTAACCGGCCTCCGACAGCGTCATCGCGGCGTGGACGCACGAGTAGTCGAACTCGATGCCCTGGCCGATGCGGTTCGGTCCGGAACCGAGGATCAGGACCTTCGGGCGCTCCGTCTGCGGGGACACCTCGGTCTCGGCCTCGGGGTCGAGCTCGTACGTCGAGTAGTGGTACGGGGTCTTCGCCTCGAACTCGGCGGCGCACGTGTCGACAGTCTTGTACACGGGGTGGACGTTCCACTGCTCACGCAGCGCCCGGACCGCGTCCTCGCCCCCGATCTCGGGACGCAGGGCCGCGATCTGCCGATCCGACAGTCCGTGGTGCTTGGCGCGCCGCAGCACCCGCTCGGTCACCTCGGGCGCTTCGCGCAGCTCGTCGCCGAGTTCGTGGATCTGCAGGATCTGGTCGAGGAACCACGGGTCGACCTTGGTGGCGTCGAACAGCTGCTCGACGGTGGCGCCGAGGGCGAACGCCTTTTCGATGCCGTACACGCGCCCGTCGCGGGGGACGCTCAGTTCCGCCAGCAGGCCGTCGAGGTCGGTGGCGTCCACCTCGGGGCCCGTCCAGTACCCGGCGCGCTTGGTCTCGAGCGAGCGCAGCACCTTGCCGAACGCCTCGGTGAAGTTGCGGCCGATCGACATGGCCTCACCGACCGACTTCATCGTGGTGGTGAGGGTGTCGTCGGCGCCGGGGAACTTCTCGAACGCGAAGCGCGGGGCCTTGACCACGACGTAGTCGAGGGTCGGCTCGAAGCACGCCGGGGTTTCCTTGGTGATGTCGTTGACGATCTCGTCGAGGGTGTAGCCGATGGCGAGCTTCGCTGCGATCTTCGCGATCGGGAACCCGGTGGCCTTCGACGCGAGCGCACTGGACCGCGACACGCGCGGGTTCATCTCGATGACGACGAGGCGGCCGTCGGCGGGGTCCATCGCGAACTGGATGTTGCAGCCGCCGGTGTCGACGCCGACCTCGCGGAGGATGTCGATCGAGAGGTCGCGCATCGCCTGGTATTCACGGTCCGTGAGCGTCATGGCGGGGGCGACGGTCACCGAGTCGCCGGTGTGCACGCCGACCGGGTCGACGTTCTCGATCGAGCACACGATCACCACGTTGTCGCGGCCGTCGCGCATCAGCTCGAGCTCGTATTCCTTCCACCCGAGGATCGACTCCTCGATCAGGACGTTGGCGGTGGGCGACGCGGCCAAACCGCCGCCGGCGATCCTCGTGAGGTCCTCGTCGTCGTAGGCCATGCCGGAGCCGAGCCCGCCCATCGTGAACGACGGGCGCACCACGACGGGGAAGCCGAGTTCGGCGACCGTGTCGCGGACCTCGTCCATCGTGTAGCAGACCCGGGACCGCGCGGACTCTCCGCCGACCTTCGCGACGATGTCCTTGAACTTCTGCCGGTCCTCACCGCGCTGGATGGCGTCGAAGTCGGCGCCGATCAATTCGACGTCGTACTTCTCGAGGATGCCCTGCTCGTGCAGCGCCACCGCGGTGTTCAGGGCCGTCTGACCGCCGAGCGTCGCGAGGACGGCGTCGATGGGGTGACCCTTCTCGGCCTCGAGGGCGATGACCTTCTCGACGAACTCGGCCGTGATCGGCTCCACGTACGTGGCGTCCGCGAACTCGGGGTCGGTCATGATCGTGGCCGGGTTGGAGTTGACGAGGCTGACCCGCAGGCCTTCCTCGCGCAGTACCCGGCAGGCCTGGGTTCCGGAGTAGTCGAACTCGCAGGCCTGTCCGATGACGATCGGCCCGGAGCCGATCACCAGGATGTGGGAGAGATCTGAACGGCGTGGCATTACTTGGTGACTCCCTCGAGCAGGCTGGTGAAGCGGTCGAACAGGTAGGCGGCGTCGTGTGGGCCGGCCGCGGCCTCGGGGTGGTACTGCACGGAGAAGGCGGACCCGTCGAGCAGGCGGACTCCCTCGACGGCACCGTCGTTGGCGCACGTGTGGCTGACCACGGCCTTGCCGAACGGGGTGTCGAACTCCTGCCCGGCCTCCCCCTCGAGCGCGAAGCCGTGGTTCTGCGCGGTGATCGCGATGCGGCCGGTCTCGTGTTCGATGACCGGGATGTTGATTCCCCGGTGCCCGAACTTCATCTTGTAGGTGCCCAGTCCCAGTGCGCGCCCGAGGATCTGGTTGCCGAAGCAGATGCCGAACAGGGGCAGGCCCTGGCCGATGACCTCCTTCGTGAGGTGCACGGCACCGTCGGCGGTCGCCGGGTCGCCGGGACCGTTGGAGAGGAAGACGCCGTCGGCCTTCAGATCGAGGATCTGCTCGAGCGTCGCGTCGGACGGGAGCACGTGCACCCGGATGCCGCGCTCGGCGAACATGCGCGGGGTGTTGGTCTTGATGCCGAGGTCGATCGCGGCGACGGTGAAGCGCGCGTCTCCCCCGGTCGGCTCGACGACGTACCCGCTGGTGGTGCTGACCTCGCCGGCGAGATCCGCGCCGAGCATCGACGGCTGGCCCTTCACCCGGTCGAGGAGCACGTCGGTGTCGGCCAGTGCGTCGCCGGAGAACACGCCGGCGCGCATGGAGCCGCGGGTGCGCAGGTGGCGCACCAGGGCGCGGGTGTCGATGCCGGCGATCCCGACGACGCCCTGCTTGACGAGTTCGTCCTGCAGGGAGCCGGTGGCGCGCCAGCTGGAGGTGCGGCGCGCGGGGTCGCGGACGACGTATCCGGCCACCCAGATCTTGGCCTCGGCGCTGCTGCCGGTGGGACCGACGGACTCGTCGTCCTCGTCGTTCCATCCCGTGTTGCCGATCTGCGGCGCGGTGGCGACCACGATCTGGCGGTGATAGCTGGGGTCGGTGAGCGTCTCCTGGTACCCGGTCATGCCGGTGCTGAAGACGGCCTCACCGAGCGTCTGCCCGACGGCACCGAACGTGGTGCCCCGGAATACCCGCCCGTCCTCGAGGACCAGTACTGCCGAGTCGGTGTCGTAGCCGCTCATGCGTTCTCTCCGTTCTGCTCGACCTCACCAGAGCTCGCCGCATTCGCTGAATCTTCACTGTCTTCGTTGCCGGCCGGCTCCCCCGCGCTCACCCAGGCGGGGTAGACCGACTTGTCGTCGCTGCGGAAACCGGTGTCGATCTCGGTGCCGGTCGGCAGTTCCCACCGGATCACCAGGACACCGTCCTTGCTCATGACCTTGCCCGCGAGCCCGCGTTCGGTACGCACGGCACGGATCGCGTCCTGCGGAATCCAGATCGCCGACGCCCCGTCGCGTTCGAGCAGGATGCCGGACGTGTAGCGGGAGATCTCGCCCGTCGCCCGGAACCCGAGGTCGCCAACCGCGATCCGGTCCTGCCAGCTCGGGGCGAGGGTGCTGCCCACGTACAGTCCGGTAACCGGGGCGATCGTCCGATCACCGAGCTGCGCGGGGACGGCGGGGAGTTGCCCGATCCGGTCGGCCTGACGGCGGGCGCGACCGCGCCAGCCGATGTACATGAGGAAGATGGCCAGCGCCCAGAACGCGACGAGGCCGACTATCCACAGGATTCTCTCCACCGTCATCCCCTTCCGTTCCGCGCCGGGACGCGGGCCCGGCCGTCGCTCGCGGTGATCCGCCCGCGGAGGATCGTCGTGGTCACCCGTGCCGGCAGGGTCATCGACTCGTAGGGCGTGTTGTGGGCGACGCTGGCGAGGTCGGGGCCGTGGACCGTCCATTCGGCGTCCGGATCGATCAGCACGAGGTTGGCGGGCTCGCCGACCTCGAGCGGCCTGCCCTGGTCGTCGAGTCCGACGATCTCCGCGGGACGCTCACTCATCACCCTGGCCACGCCCCGCCAGTCGAGCAGTCCGGTGCGGACCATCGTCTGCGCGACGATCGACAGCGCGGTCTCGAGGCCGAGCATGCCCGGGCGGGCGGCGGCGAATTCGCAGCACTTGTCCTGCTCGGCGTGCGGCGCGTGATCGGTCGCGACGCAGTCGATGATCCCCTCGGCCAGTCCGGCGCGCAGCGCGGCGACGTCGCTCGCCTCGCGCAGCGGCGGATTCACCTTGTTGACGGCGTCGTACGTCTCGAGCCGGGAGTCGTCGAGCAGCAGGTGATGCGGGGTGACCTCGGCGGTGATCGAAATACCTTGTCCGCGAGCCCACTTCATCAGCTCGACGGTCCCGGCGGTGGAGGCGTGGCAGATGTGCACCCGCGCCCCGGCGTCGCGGGCGAGCAACGCGTCGCGGGCGACGATCGACTCCTCGGCGGCGCGTGGCCAGCCCGCCAGGCCGAGCCGGGCGGCGGTGGGGCCCTCGTGGGCGACGGCGCCGACGGTCAGCCGTGGTTCCTCCGCGTGCTGCGCGATGAGCACCCCGAGCGAACTCGAGTACTCGAGCGCCCGGCGCATGATCAGCGGGTCGTATACGCAGTGGCCGTCGTCCGAGAACATCCGGACCCGGCCGATCCCCGCCGCCATCGTGGCCATCTCGGCGAGTTGGCTGCCCTCGAGCCCGACGGTGACGGCGCCGACGGGGTGCACGTCGACGAGCCCGACCTCCTGGCCGCGGCGCCACACGTGATCGGTGACGACGACCGAATCGGCGACCGGGCTGGTGTTGGCCATCGCGAACACCGCGGTGTACCCGCCGAGCGCGGCGGCGGCCGAACCGGAATCGATGGTCTCGGTGTCCTCGCGGCCGGGTTCACGCAGGTGGGTGTGCAGGTCGACGAAACCGGGGAGCAGGATCTGCCCCGCCGCGTCGATCACCTCGGTGTCCAGCCCACCGTCCTTCCCGGCGTCCGCGCCGATCGCGACGATGACGCCGCCGCCGAGCAGCACGTCGGTGGGCTCGCCCTCGCCGTACAGCAGCACGTTCTTGATGAGCACTGTCTCTCCTGTCACTGCACTGTCACTCATCCCGCAACCACTCATCCCGCAACTTCCTCCGCTCCGACCAGCAGCCGGAACAGCACGGCCATCCGCATGTGCACTCCGTTGGTGACCTGTTGCAGCACAGCGGTTCTCGTGGAATCGGCGACCGCCGAGGCAATTTCCATGCCGCGCAGCATCGGGCCGGGGTGCAGCACCACCGCGTGCGCGGGAAGCAGCGCGAGCCGCTTCTCGGACAGGCCGTACGTGATCGAGTACTCGCGCTGGGACGGGAAGAATCCGCCGTTCATCCGTTCCGCCTGCACACGCAGCATGAGGACGGCGTCGAGTCCCGGAAGTTCCGCGTCCAGCGAATGCGCCACCGAGACCGGCCAGGACGACACCCCCACCGGGAGTAGCGTGGGCGGCGCGACGAGAACGACCTCGGCACCGAGCATCGACAGCAGCAGGGCATTCGACCGCGCCACGCGGCTGTGCAGGATGTCGCCGACGATGGCGATGCGCTTGCCCTCGATGTCGCCGAGACGCTGGCGCAGCGTGAGCGCGTCGAGCAGCGCCTGGGTGGGGTGCTCGTGTGTTCCGTCGCCGGCGTTGATGACGGCGGGCCCGCCGTCGTCCTGGCGTCCGGTCCAACTCGCGATCTGGTGGGCGGCACCCGACGCGGGGTGGCGCACGATCAGCGCGTCGGCGCCGGCGGCGCGCAGCGTCATCGCCGTGTCCCGCAGCGATTCGCCCTTGGACACCGACGAACTCGAGGCGCTGACGTTGATCACGTCCGCGCTCATCCACTTCCCGGCGACCTCGAACGACACGCGGGTCCGGGTCGAGTTCTCGAAGAACACGGTCATGACCGTCCGGCCGCGCAGCGTCGGGAGCTTCCGCACCTCGCGCCCGAGCAGCGCCTGTTCGAAACGTTCGGCCTCGTCGAGCAACTCGACAGCCGATTCCCGGGTCAGGTCCGCGATCGACAGCAGGTGCTTCACTTAGCCCTTCCCCCCGGAGATCATGACCGCGTCACGGCCGTCGTGTTCGCTCAGCAGTACCTTCACGTCCTCGCTGCGGGCGGTCGGCACGTTCTTGCCCACGTAGTCGGCCCGCAGCGGCAGTTCGCGGTGGCCACGATCGACGAGGACCGCCAGCTGCACGGCGCGCGGGCGGCCGAGATCGCGCAGGGCGTCGAGGGCCGAGCGGACGGTGCGGCCGGAGAACAGCACGTCGTCGACCAGCACGACCAGCGTGTTGTCGACCCCGCCCTCGGGCACCGACGTGCGTTCGAGCGGACGGTGGGGTTTCGTGCGCAGATCGTCGCGGTACAGGGTGATGTCGAGGGAGCCGACGGGCGGACGCACGCCGGAGAATTCTTCGATCTTCCCGGCGAGGCGCGCTGCGAGCGTCGTGCCCCGGGTGGGGATTCCGATGAGAACGACCCGCGGCGCCTCGCCGTCGGCGGCGTCGATCGCGGTCTTCTCGATGATCTGGTGCGCGATACGCGCAATGGTCCGTCCCACATCGGCTGCGGACAGCAGCTCTCGTGCGGGTTCGACGGACGGGGACGACTCTGGTGTTGATTCCGCCGGTTCCCCGGCAGAGCGAGACCCTTCGGGCACGCGCATACAACGACCTCCTTCTCCGCCTCACTGGACGGATCGTTAAAGGATGCCTGACGCGGACAGCTTATCAGCGCGTCGAATGCGCCAGGCCCGGACCCCTGACCTGCGGACCCGCCGGATCGCCCCCGTGAGGGCCGACCGGCGTGGCGGGTCCGCGGCGGAACACGAACTTACGGGCGGGCGTCGTTCGACTCGTCGGTGGCGGCGGTCTCGGCGCGCCGCGACGTCGCGGCCGCAGCCGACCGCACCTGCGGGGCCACCAGCACGACCTGACCGAGGATGCCGTTGACGAATCCCGGCGACTCGTCGGTGGAGAGCTGCTTGGCCAGCTCCACCGCCTCGTCCACCGCCACGACCGGGGGCACGTCGGTGGCGTGGAACAGCTCCCATACGGCGATGCGCAGAATGGCGCGGTCGACGGCGGGAAGCCGCTCGAGGGTCCAGTCCTGCAGGTGGGAGGAGATGACCTCGTCGAGGCGGTCCAGGTTCTCCGCGACCCCGGTCACCACGGTGACCGTGTACGGCGCGACCGGTGCCACGGAATCGTCCTTGCCGGCCAATTCCGCGCGTTCGGTCGCGAGATCGACCGGATCGAGATCCCGCGCTTCGGCCTCGAAGAGGAAATCCACGGCGCGCTTGCGGGCCTTGTGCCGTGCGCCGAGTTTCTTATGCGTACCGGACACTCAGGAATTCACACGCCCGAGGTAGTTGCCGTCGCGGGAGTCGACCTTCAGCTTGTCACCGGTGTTGATGAACAGCGGAACGTTGATCTCGGCGCCGGTCTCGAGGGTCGCGGGCTTGGTGCCTCCGGTGGAGCGGTCGCCCTGCAGACCGGGATCGGTGTGCTGGACCACCAGTTCGACGGTGACGGGCAGTTCCACGAACAGCGGAACGTCCTCGTGCGTCGCGACCTGCACGGCCATGTTCTCGAGCATGAAACGGGCGCCGTCGCCGACGGTGGCCTCGCTGATCGAGATCTGGTCGTAGGTGTCACCGTCCATGAA
It includes:
- the coaBC gene encoding bifunctional phosphopantothenoylcysteine decarboxylase/phosphopantothenate--cysteine ligase CoaBC; the encoded protein is MTDSPESTLSRAARKRIVVGVGGGIAAYKSCAVIRAFTEAGHHVRVIPTESALEFVGKATFEALSGNPVHTGVFTDVPQVPHVRLGQEADLVVIAPATADLMARAVAGRADDLLTATLLTARCPVVFAPAMHTEMWEHPATVANVATLRARGVTVIEPASGRLTGKDTGAGRLPEPDEIVGLASLLLERPDALPRDLEGRRVLVSAGGTREPLDPVRFLGNRSSGKQGYAIARLAVQRGAEVTLVSGYTAGLADPAAVDMVHVRTAEDMRVAVAKHAPGFDAVIMAAAVADFRPSTTVASKIKKGAGEPDSIALTKNEDILAGLVQSRRDGQIPSSTVIVGFAAETGDADGDVLTYARAKLARKGCDLLVVNAVGEGKAFEVDHNDGWLLGADGSESALEHGSKALMASRVLDAVDQLFRTL
- the mihF gene encoding integration host factor, actinobacterial type codes for the protein MALPQLTDEQRAAALEKAAAARKARAELKERLKRGGTDLKQVLKDAEDDEILGKMKVSALLEALPKVGKVKAQEIMTELEIAPTRRLRGLGDRQRKALLARFDFEA
- the metK gene encoding methionine adenosyltransferase, which codes for MSQSGSRLFTSESVTEGHPDKICDAISDSILDALLTDDPRARVAVETLVTTGQVHVAGEVTTTAYADIPKIVRDTVLEIGYDSSAKGFDGNSCGVNVAIGAQSPEIAQGVDHSHEVRTGELSDDEIDRQGAGDQGLMFGFATVDTPELMPLPIALAHRLSRRLTEVRKSGVLPYLRPDGKTQVTIEYDGDKAVRLDTVVISTQHAADIDLDNLLTPDLREKVLGSVLAEIDMPELDVSDIRLLVNPTGKFVLGGPMGDAGLTGRKIIVDTYGGMARHGGGAFSGKDPSKVDRSAAYAMRWVAKNAVAAGLADRIEVQVAYAIGKAAPVGLFVETFGTEKTDPARIQQAITETFDLRPGAIIRDLDLLRPIYAQTAAYGHFGRTDIDLPWESIDRAEKLRAAAGL
- the gmk gene encoding guanylate kinase yields the protein MVLAGPSAVGKSSVVRLLRERMPELVFSVSATTRDPRPGEVDGKDYRFTSRDEFQRMIDSGELLEWAEIHGGLQLSGTPAAPVRAAIEQGRPVLVEVDLAGARAVRAAMPEALLVFMAPPSWDVLVERLTGRGTESADVVERRLATARVELEAQDEFDVVVVNEDVSRTCDELVSLLVGRPEQSESTH
- the rpoZ gene encoding DNA-directed RNA polymerase subunit omega codes for the protein MSSTPAVASATPSHGALPAYDTPLGITNPPIDELLARTSSKYALVIYAAKRARQINDYYNQLGDGILEYVGPLVEPGLQEKPLSIALREIHSDLLEHTEGE
- the pyrF gene encoding orotidine-5'-phosphate decarboxylase, with amino-acid sequence MHRLTSAVEHRGRLCVGIDPHPGLLEAWGLPASAEGLETFAEICVEAFVGEVAVVKPQVAFFEAFGSAGYAVLERTISVLREAGTLVVADAKRGDIGSTMAAYAQSWLGEDAPLSSDALTVSPYLGFGALDPALSLAAERGRGLFVLARTSNPEGGDLQASRTSGGVSVAQSVVDAAARHNDAHPGLVGLVVGATRGHGLDLSKFSGPILAPGLGAQGATPRDLADIFPDSRNLLLPNSSRGVLKAGPSVTALREAAVKVRDEIESALS